In one window of Erwinia tasmaniensis Et1/99 DNA:
- a CDS encoding membrane protein encodes MLRLLLLLVGAQELKSRWVLLVVLSLAWTSAGAAMLMDIASDGTLTLPLYILTCVLLIEGVVELLTALIAPRPLSRMNLARSGFFIAIALLVFGYSGDNNLLSLIFAAALLLDGLFRIISTCLIRCRLYGKKVTFGLLQLLLSLLIFCNWPYHHHIVIAGCFAAMMMNSGLSLFKFALQVWRLPANTSVTTLPLFTSRGLRRPHGTAYVHPPFPHAEPEVAMQVLVWTPVGSATVKERRIVVDRYLAAIDVERNISTGHTALELPDRLYISHYPLEDIDRDFSQFRLMVRAGEEYDVAGRFLDSLKQEIDEWCAPDRRLALHHYNAEALRNYWQTYSSDTRYNLTSRNCSTTVIQVLDVAIEGALSAHGVGVFGLLINPNFWLLWLVRSRAEGMTWTPGLLMDYVCLLQKVLQPAPCRSWHKRMNNALAQRRHSLMELHLNRKGVRPRRSLL; translated from the coding sequence TTGCTGAGATTGTTGTTGTTGTTAGTTGGTGCCCAGGAGCTGAAATCGCGCTGGGTGCTGTTAGTGGTATTAAGCCTGGCCTGGACAAGCGCGGGTGCCGCGATGCTTATGGATATTGCATCGGACGGAACGCTGACCTTACCGCTGTATATTCTGACATGCGTGCTGCTGATAGAGGGCGTGGTGGAGCTGCTCACCGCCTTAATAGCACCACGGCCATTGAGCCGGATGAACCTTGCCCGCAGCGGCTTTTTTATCGCCATTGCGCTATTGGTATTTGGCTATAGCGGCGATAATAATCTGCTGTCGCTAATTTTTGCCGCCGCCCTCCTGCTGGATGGCCTGTTCCGCATTATCTCGACCTGCCTGATACGCTGCCGCCTTTATGGCAAAAAGGTTACCTTTGGATTGCTACAGCTGCTGCTGAGTCTGCTGATCTTCTGCAACTGGCCGTATCATCACCATATCGTTATCGCCGGCTGTTTTGCCGCAATGATGATGAATTCCGGCCTGTCGCTGTTCAAATTTGCCCTACAGGTCTGGCGGCTGCCTGCGAACACGTCGGTAACCACGCTACCGCTCTTTACCTCGCGCGGGCTGCGTCGCCCTCATGGCACCGCCTACGTGCATCCGCCGTTTCCCCATGCAGAGCCAGAAGTGGCGATGCAGGTCCTGGTCTGGACGCCGGTGGGCTCGGCCACGGTAAAAGAGCGCCGCATTGTCGTCGACCGTTATCTGGCTGCCATCGACGTTGAACGCAATATATCCACCGGTCATACCGCGCTGGAGCTTCCCGATCGGCTCTATATCAGCCACTATCCGCTGGAGGATATCGATCGCGACTTTAGTCAGTTTCGCTTAATGGTGCGCGCGGGTGAAGAGTACGACGTTGCGGGCCGTTTTTTGGATTCCCTGAAGCAGGAAATCGATGAATGGTGTGCTCCTGACAGACGGCTCGCGCTGCATCACTACAATGCAGAAGCGTTGCGTAATTACTGGCAGACTTACTCCTCGGACACCCGCTATAACCTCACGTCACGTAACTGTTCAACCACGGTGATCCAGGTGCTGGATGTGGCGATAGAGGGCGCTCTGAGCGCGCACGGCGTGGGGGTATTCGGGCTGCTTATTAACCCTAACTTTTGGTTATTGTGGCTGGTACGCAGTCGCGCTGAGGGCATGACGTGGACGCCAGGCCTGCTGATGGACTACGTCTGCCTGCTGCAAAAGGTGCTGCAACCGGCCCCCTGTCGCAGCTGGCATAAGCGTATGAATAATGCGCTGGCGCAGCGACGCCATAGCCTGATGGAGCTTCATCTGAACAGAAAAGGCGTGCGCCCGCGCCGCTCATTACTCTAA
- a CDS encoding glucan biosynthesis protein D codes for MNRRMFMKASMAFATLSGMSGLSTLFSQAAWAEDGIADGSAKRFDFDVLKKMAAGMAGKAWGGVPAPLPETLAKLTPQAYNEIQYDANHSLWNGIDNRQLDVQFFHVGMGFKRRIRMFSVDGESREAREIHFRPQLFNYNDAHVDTKQLEGKTDLGFAGFRAFKKPELAKRDIVSFLGASYFRAVDDTFQYGLSARGVSIDTFSNGKEEFPDFTAFWFETPKADESTFVVYTLLDGPSCTGAFKFIIHCEDKRVVMEVENHLYARKDIQQLGIAPMTTMFSCGTVERRMCDTLHPQIHDSDRLAMWTGSGEWICRPLNNPQRLTYNAYQDENPRGFGMLQLNHDFDSYQDVIGWYNKRPSLWVEPVGKWGKGAINLMEIPTTGETLDNIVCCWQPAEAIKAGSEHSFSYKLYWSGLPPVRSGLSRVNATRSGMGGFPEGWAPGENYPAVWARRFAVDFVGGDLKAAASKGIEPVINVSSGSVKQVEILYVEPIDGYRILFDWYPDSDAVHPVDMRLFLRTKDETLSETWLYQYFPPPPDKRKYVDDRVMTAG; via the coding sequence ATGAATCGAAGAATGTTTATGAAAGCGTCAATGGCATTCGCGACCTTAAGTGGGATGTCCGGCCTCTCCACGTTATTCTCCCAGGCTGCCTGGGCTGAAGACGGGATTGCCGACGGCAGCGCAAAGCGATTTGATTTTGACGTGCTTAAAAAAATGGCCGCCGGTATGGCGGGTAAAGCCTGGGGCGGCGTGCCCGCTCCTTTACCAGAAACCCTGGCTAAGTTGACCCCACAGGCCTACAACGAAATCCAGTACGATGCTAACCACTCGCTGTGGAATGGCATCGACAATCGCCAGCTTGATGTTCAGTTCTTCCACGTTGGCATGGGCTTCAAACGCCGCATCCGCATGTTCTCCGTTGATGGCGAAAGCCGCGAGGCGCGCGAGATCCATTTTCGCCCGCAGCTATTCAACTATAACGATGCCCATGTGGATACCAAACAGCTGGAAGGCAAGACCGATCTCGGCTTTGCCGGGTTCCGCGCCTTTAAGAAACCGGAACTGGCCAAGCGTGATATTGTCTCTTTCCTCGGAGCCAGTTACTTCCGTGCGGTAGATGACACCTTCCAGTACGGCCTGTCTGCCCGTGGGGTGTCCATCGATACCTTCAGTAACGGTAAGGAAGAGTTCCCGGACTTCACCGCTTTCTGGTTTGAAACGCCAAAAGCGGATGAATCGACCTTTGTCGTCTACACCCTGCTGGACGGCCCAAGCTGTACCGGCGCATTCAAATTCATCATTCACTGCGAAGACAAACGCGTGGTGATGGAGGTGGAAAATCATCTCTATGCGCGTAAGGATATCCAGCAGCTGGGTATTGCGCCAATGACCACCATGTTCAGCTGCGGCACGGTTGAACGCCGCATGTGCGATACCCTCCATCCGCAGATCCACGACTCGGATCGCCTGGCGATGTGGACCGGTAGCGGCGAGTGGATCTGCCGCCCGCTCAATAATCCGCAGCGCCTGACCTACAACGCCTACCAGGACGAGAACCCACGCGGGTTTGGCATGCTCCAGCTCAATCATGACTTTGACAGCTATCAGGATGTTATCGGCTGGTACAACAAACGCCCGAGCCTGTGGGTCGAGCCGGTTGGCAAATGGGGCAAAGGCGCAATTAACCTGATGGAAATCCCAACCACGGGTGAAACCCTGGACAATATCGTCTGCTGCTGGCAGCCTGCTGAGGCGATTAAAGCCGGTAGCGAGCACAGTTTCTCCTACAAGCTCTACTGGAGCGGCCTGCCGCCGGTGCGTAGCGGCCTGTCGCGCGTTAACGCCACCCGCAGCGGTATGGGTGGTTTCCCTGAAGGCTGGGCGCCGGGAGAAAACTACCCCGCCGTCTGGGCGCGCCGTTTCGCGGTAGATTTCGTCGGGGGGGATTTGAAAGCCGCCGCGTCGAAAGGTATCGAGCCGGTGATTAACGTCTCATCCGGTAGCGTTAAGCAGGTGGAGATCCTCTACGTGGAACCCATCGACGGCTACCGTATCCTGTTTGACTGGTATCCTGACAGCGATGCAGTACATCCGGTGGATATGCGCCTGTTCCTGCGCACTAAGGATGAAACGCTGAGTGAAACCTGGCTATATCAATATTTCCCGCCGCCGCCTGATAAGCGCAAATATGTTGATGACCGGGTGATGACCGCCGGCTAA
- the elaB gene encoding stress response protein ElaB → MATKTESQDTRLDDDLALLAETLESVLKSSGDSADEKYVELKAKAEKSLNEVKSRLGSASDSYYARAKEVACCANDYIHDKPWHGVGVGATLGLVVGLLLTRR, encoded by the coding sequence ATGGCTACGAAAACTGAATCACAAGACACCCGCCTTGATGACGATCTTGCTCTGCTGGCAGAAACGCTGGAGTCGGTGCTGAAATCGTCCGGCGACTCGGCCGATGAGAAGTACGTTGAGCTGAAAGCGAAAGCGGAAAAGTCACTGAATGAAGTCAAATCCCGCCTCGGCAGCGCTTCAGATTCTTACTATGCACGCGCCAAAGAGGTTGCATGCTGCGCGAATGATTACATTCATGACAAACCCTGGCATGGTGTAGGCGTGGGTGCCACATTGGGTCTGGTCGTCGGCCTGCTGTTGACGCGTCGATAG
- the kup gene encoding low affinity potassium transporter Kup: protein MKTSEKKPLPTAVLAAAGIVFGDIGTSPLYTLKECLSILPAGGINEVAIKGFLSLIFWGLTLIVTIKYVCFVMRADHDGEGGILTLMSLARQKVGPKAARVIVLAGLTGGAFFYGDGIITPAISVLSAVEGIEVVAPSLDRYIVPLSVIILALLFIIQKHGTEKVSRVFGPVMVVWFITLAAMGIRGILINPAILEALNPAFALQFLLGNKALSVAALGMVVLAVTGAEALYADMGHLGKRPIRLAWLLLAMPALVLNYFGQGALVMADPATAKNPFYLLAPHWAQIPLIVLSTLATVIAAQSIITGIYTLTQQAIRQGFLPPVRIVFTSATESGQIYIPVVNWLLFAAVTAVILAFKHSSALSSAYGIVVTGTMVLTSCLAGVVAVKNWKWPVIASVPFIFGMLAIDIPLFGANVHKLLSGGWVPVLMALMMLVLMSIWSAERAKLIRRLGNNAEGLLAMIGSLEKLPPKRVAGTAIFLTRKEHEIPQALLHNLKHNRVLHERVVLLHIRTCDTPRVHNQQRLVIRQLSPSFWQIIASYGWQEVPSMQDILHLCGLEGFGCTINEASFFTSHDTLVMKKRTGLARLSGGIFHFLQRNALRAHAQFMIPPNRVIELGGQKEF, encoded by the coding sequence ATGAAAACTTCGGAAAAAAAGCCCCTACCCACAGCCGTGCTGGCGGCGGCAGGTATCGTATTTGGTGATATTGGGACCAGCCCGCTTTACACGCTGAAAGAATGTCTGTCCATCCTGCCGGCGGGCGGCATTAATGAAGTGGCGATCAAAGGATTTCTTTCCCTGATCTTCTGGGGACTGACGCTTATCGTAACGATAAAATACGTCTGTTTTGTGATGCGTGCCGACCATGATGGCGAAGGCGGCATTCTCACGCTGATGTCTCTTGCCAGGCAGAAAGTGGGCCCTAAGGCAGCACGCGTTATCGTGCTGGCCGGACTGACGGGCGGCGCCTTCTTTTATGGTGACGGCATTATCACCCCGGCTATCTCCGTGCTTTCCGCCGTTGAAGGGATAGAGGTCGTTGCTCCATCGCTGGATAGGTATATCGTTCCGCTGTCCGTTATCATCCTGGCGCTGCTGTTTATTATTCAGAAGCACGGTACGGAGAAGGTCAGCCGGGTCTTCGGGCCGGTCATGGTGGTCTGGTTTATCACGCTGGCGGCGATGGGCATCCGGGGCATACTGATCAATCCCGCGATATTAGAGGCGCTCAATCCTGCCTTTGCACTGCAATTTCTGTTGGGCAACAAAGCACTCTCTGTCGCCGCGCTGGGCATGGTGGTGCTGGCCGTCACCGGTGCCGAAGCGCTGTACGCTGATATGGGGCACCTCGGCAAGCGTCCAATCAGGCTGGCCTGGCTGTTACTGGCAATGCCAGCGCTGGTATTGAACTACTTTGGCCAGGGCGCTCTGGTTATGGCCGACCCTGCGACCGCTAAAAACCCCTTCTACCTGCTGGCCCCTCATTGGGCACAAATCCCGTTAATCGTCCTGTCGACGCTGGCCACCGTGATTGCTGCCCAGTCGATCATTACCGGAATTTACACCCTGACCCAGCAGGCAATACGCCAGGGCTTCCTGCCCCCGGTACGCATTGTGTTTACCTCGGCCACCGAGTCCGGCCAAATCTATATTCCGGTGGTTAACTGGCTGCTGTTCGCGGCGGTGACCGCGGTCATTCTGGCTTTTAAACACTCATCTGCCTTATCTTCGGCTTACGGTATCGTGGTCACGGGTACCATGGTGCTGACGTCCTGCCTGGCCGGCGTGGTGGCGGTGAAAAACTGGAAATGGCCTGTTATCGCATCCGTTCCCTTTATCTTTGGCATGCTGGCGATTGATATTCCGCTGTTCGGCGCTAACGTGCACAAGCTGCTGTCCGGCGGATGGGTTCCCGTTCTGATGGCGCTGATGATGCTGGTGTTGATGTCTATCTGGAGCGCCGAACGCGCAAAACTGATCCGCCGCCTGGGCAATAATGCTGAAGGTCTTCTGGCGATGATCGGCTCGTTAGAGAAATTACCGCCGAAACGCGTTGCGGGCACGGCCATCTTCCTGACGAGGAAAGAGCACGAAATTCCACAGGCGCTGCTGCACAACCTGAAACACAACCGGGTACTGCATGAGCGTGTTGTGCTGCTGCATATCAGAACCTGCGACACGCCCAGGGTACATAATCAGCAACGCCTGGTTATCCGCCAGCTCTCTCCCTCTTTCTGGCAAATCATCGCCTCCTACGGCTGGCAGGAAGTGCCTTCCATGCAGGATATTCTCCACCTCTGTGGGCTGGAAGGGTTCGGATGCACGATTAATGAAGCCTCATTCTTTACATCGCACGACACGCTGGTGATGAAAAAAAGAACGGGGCTGGCCCGCCTAAGCGGCGGTATCTTTCACTTTCTCCAGCGCAATGCCCTGCGCGCCCACGCCCAGTTTATGATCCCACCGAACAGGGTGATTGAGCTGGGGGGACAAAAAGAGTTCTGA
- a CDS encoding nicotinamide mononucleotide deamidase-related protein YfaY produces the protein MIRVEMLATGDEVLHGQIVDTNAAWLAALLFEQGLAMTRRQTVGDSLEELVAVLTERSQMADVLIVNGGLGPTSDDLSALAAATAAGVPLEMQPEWLSKMEAFFASRGKVMAASNRKQAEIPQGAEMIDNPVGTACGFAMELNRCWIFFTPGVPSEYKVMVTDQILPRLKARFPLPQPPLCLRMTTFGRGESDLASAIEALPLPEGVVMGYRASMPIIELKLNGPAQKRAEMERFWQQVREIAGDSVIFEGLETLPEQLARRLKEHKLLLSISEQFSAGLLQWQLNAAGARLGAGNVLPAQAETLGLLAARSQQLASKHRAQLALVVGSMEDERLGLALHTPEGTFAQKVKFSVNRHGLKARQDMVAMLAMNMLRRWLNGQTVTSGHGWVEVVETL, from the coding sequence ATGATAAGAGTGGAAATGCTCGCAACCGGCGATGAAGTGCTGCATGGCCAGATCGTCGATACCAATGCGGCCTGGCTGGCCGCGCTGCTTTTCGAGCAGGGTCTGGCAATGACGCGTCGCCAGACGGTGGGTGACAGCCTGGAAGAGCTGGTTGCGGTACTGACAGAGCGCAGCCAGATGGCTGATGTGCTGATCGTTAATGGTGGTCTGGGGCCAACCAGTGACGATCTGAGCGCGCTGGCGGCGGCTACGGCGGCCGGCGTGCCGCTGGAAATGCAACCGGAGTGGCTGAGCAAGATGGAGGCGTTTTTTGCCAGCCGTGGCAAAGTCATGGCGGCCAGCAACCGCAAGCAGGCTGAAATTCCGCAGGGTGCAGAAATGATTGATAACCCGGTTGGCACCGCCTGCGGCTTCGCCATGGAGCTAAATCGTTGCTGGATATTCTTTACTCCAGGCGTACCGTCCGAATACAAGGTGATGGTGACGGATCAAATCCTGCCACGTCTGAAAGCCCGTTTCCCGCTGCCACAACCCCCGCTGTGTCTGCGCATGACCACTTTCGGTCGTGGCGAGAGTGACCTGGCTTCAGCCATTGAAGCGTTACCGCTGCCGGAGGGCGTGGTGATGGGCTATCGCGCTTCCATGCCCATCATCGAACTGAAGCTGAACGGCCCGGCGCAAAAGCGTGCGGAAATGGAACGGTTCTGGCAGCAGGTGCGGGAAATCGCCGGCGACAGCGTTATTTTTGAAGGATTGGAAACCCTGCCTGAACAGCTGGCGCGGCGCCTGAAAGAACACAAGCTGTTGCTGTCGATCAGCGAGCAGTTCAGCGCCGGACTGCTTCAGTGGCAGCTCAATGCCGCCGGAGCCAGGCTGGGAGCGGGCAATGTTCTGCCAGCACAGGCCGAAACGCTCGGCCTGCTGGCAGCACGCAGCCAGCAGCTTGCCAGCAAGCATCGTGCCCAGCTGGCGCTGGTGGTTGGGTCAATGGAAGATGAGCGTTTAGGCCTGGCGCTGCATACGCCGGAAGGGACTTTTGCGCAAAAGGTGAAATTTAGCGTCAATCGCCATGGGCTGAAAGCACGTCAGGATATGGTGGCAATGCTGGCAATGAATATGCTGCGCCGCTGGCTGAATGGGCAGACGGTGACCAGCGGGCACGGCTGGGTTGAGGTGGTGGAAACCTTGTAA
- the yfaE gene encoding class I ribonucleotide reductase maintenance protein YfaE, whose product MARSTITLRASGTQLECHDEHPSLLAALESHSVCVEYQCREGYCGSCRTRLLKGEVSYSAKPLAFVQPGEILPCCCSASGDIEIEL is encoded by the coding sequence ATGGCACGGTCGACCATTACGCTGCGTGCTTCCGGTACGCAGCTGGAATGCCATGATGAGCACCCTTCCCTGCTTGCCGCACTGGAGTCGCACAGCGTATGTGTTGAATACCAGTGCCGGGAAGGCTACTGCGGCTCCTGCCGCACTCGTCTGCTGAAGGGTGAAGTCAGCTACAGCGCTAAACCGCTGGCCTTTGTACAGCCGGGTGAAATTTTGCCCTGCTGCTGCTCGGCCAGCGGCGATATTGAGATCGAGCTGTAA
- the nrdB gene encoding class Ia ribonucleoside-diphosphate reductase subunit beta encodes MAYTTFSQNKNDQLLEPMFFGQPVNVARFDQQKYDIFEKLIEKQLSFFWRPEEVDVSRDRIDYQALPDHEKHIFISNLKYQTLLDSIQGRSPNVALLPLISIPELETWIETWAFSETIHSRSYTHIIRNIVNDPALVFDDIVTNEQILSRAKDISGYYDDLIEMTSYWHLLGEGTHQVNGKTITVNLRALKKQLYICLMSVNALEAIRFYVSFACSFAFAERELMEGNAKIIKLIARDEALHLTGTQHMLNLLRSGVDDPEMAEIAKECRQECYDLFVLAAEQEKEWAEYLFSGGSMIGLNKDILCQYIEYITNIRMNAVGLDLPFKTRSNPIPWINSWLVSDNVQVAPQEVEVSSYLVGQIDSEVNADDLSDFQL; translated from the coding sequence ATGGCTTACACAACGTTTTCGCAGAACAAAAACGACCAGCTGCTGGAGCCGATGTTTTTCGGTCAGCCGGTTAACGTCGCGCGTTTCGATCAGCAAAAATATGACATCTTCGAAAAACTGATCGAAAAACAGCTCTCCTTCTTCTGGCGTCCGGAAGAAGTTGACGTATCCCGCGATCGCATTGACTACCAGGCGCTGCCGGATCACGAAAAACACATTTTTATCAGCAATCTGAAATATCAGACGCTGCTGGATTCCATTCAGGGGCGCAGCCCGAACGTGGCGCTGTTGCCGCTGATCTCCATTCCTGAGCTGGAAACATGGATTGAAACCTGGGCGTTTTCAGAAACGATCCACTCACGCTCCTACACCCATATCATCCGCAATATCGTTAACGACCCGGCGCTGGTGTTTGACGATATCGTGACCAACGAACAGATCCTGTCGCGTGCCAAAGATATTTCCGGCTACTACGACGATCTGATTGAGATGACCAGCTACTGGCATCTGCTGGGTGAAGGAACGCATCAGGTCAACGGAAAAACCATTACCGTTAACCTGCGCGCGCTGAAAAAACAGCTGTATATTTGCCTGATGAGCGTCAATGCGCTGGAAGCCATCCGTTTCTATGTCAGCTTCGCCTGCTCCTTTGCCTTTGCCGAGCGCGAGCTGATGGAAGGCAATGCCAAAATCATCAAGCTGATTGCGCGCGACGAGGCGCTGCATCTGACCGGTACGCAGCATATGCTCAACCTGCTGCGCAGCGGCGTTGATGACCCGGAAATGGCCGAGATTGCCAAAGAGTGTCGTCAGGAGTGTTACGACCTGTTTGTGCTGGCAGCCGAGCAGGAAAAAGAGTGGGCAGAGTATCTGTTCAGCGGCGGTTCGATGATTGGCCTGAATAAAGACATTCTGTGTCAGTACATCGAATACATTACCAATATCCGCATGAACGCCGTGGGCCTGGATCTGCCGTTCAAAACGCGCTCGAACCCAATACCGTGGATCAACTCCTGGCTGGTTTCAGATAACGTGCAGGTTGCCCCACAGGAAGTGGAAGTCAGTTCCTACCTGGTTGGGCAGATTGACTCCGAAGTGAACGCTGACGACCTCAGCGATTTCCAGCTGTAA
- the nrdA gene encoding class 1a ribonucleoside-diphosphate reductase subunit alpha: protein MNQSLLVTKRDGRTERIDLDKIHRVLDWAAEGLQNVSVSQVELRSHIQFYEGIRTSDIHETIIKSAADLISRDAPDYQYMAARLAIFHLRKKAYGQFEPPKLIDQVTRMVEMGKYDPHLLTDYSAEEFEQMDGFIDHWRDMNFSYAAVKQLEGKYLVQNRVSGEIYESAQFLYILVAACLFSGYPRTTRLDYVKRFYDAISTFKISLPTPIMSGVRTPTRQFSSCVLIECGDSLDSINATSSAIVKYVSQRAGIGINAGRIRALGSPIRGGEAFHTGCIPFYKHFQTAVKSCSQGGVRGGAATLFYPMWHMEVESLLVLKNNRGVEGNRVRHMDYGVQINKLMYQRLLKGEDITLFSPSDVPGLYDAFFANQDEFERLYTKYEKDDSIRKQRVKAVDLFSLMMQERASTGRIYIQNVDHCNTHSPFDPAIAPVRQSNLCLEIALPTKPMQDVNDESGEIALCTLSAFNLGAIESLDDLQELATLAVRALDALLDYQDYPIPAAKRGAMGRRTLGIGVINFAYYLAKHGVRYSDGSANNLTHQTFEAIQYWLLKASNELAIEQGACPWFAETTYAQGIMPIDTYKKDLDAICNTPLQLDWEGLRESVKTHGLRNSTLSALMPSETSSQISNATNGIEPPRGHISIKASKDGILRQVVPEYERLKDQYELLWDMPNNDGYLQLVGIMQKFVDQAISSNTNYDPTRFANGRVPMKQLLKDLLTAYKFGVKTLYYQNTRDGAEDSQDDLAPSIQDDGCESGACKI from the coding sequence ATGAATCAGAGTCTGCTTGTAACCAAACGCGATGGTCGCACCGAGCGTATCGATCTCGATAAAATCCACCGTGTTCTCGACTGGGCTGCCGAAGGTCTGCAAAATGTCTCCGTCTCCCAGGTTGAACTGCGTTCCCATATTCAGTTCTACGAAGGTATCCGCACTTCTGATATCCATGAAACCATTATCAAGTCAGCCGCTGACCTGATCTCACGCGATGCACCTGATTATCAATACATGGCAGCGCGCCTGGCCATTTTCCATCTGCGTAAAAAAGCCTACGGCCAGTTTGAGCCACCAAAGCTGATTGACCAGGTGACGCGTATGGTCGAGATGGGGAAATACGATCCGCATCTGCTGACGGACTACAGCGCCGAAGAATTTGAACAGATGGACGGCTTTATTGACCACTGGCGCGATATGAACTTCTCCTATGCCGCCGTGAAGCAGCTGGAAGGCAAGTACCTGGTGCAAAACCGCGTCAGCGGAGAAATTTACGAAAGCGCCCAGTTCCTGTATATCCTGGTGGCCGCCTGCCTGTTCTCTGGCTATCCGCGCACCACCCGTCTGGACTACGTCAAGCGCTTCTATGACGCGATTTCAACCTTCAAAATCTCGCTGCCAACGCCAATTATGTCCGGCGTGCGTACCCCTACCCGTCAGTTCAGCTCTTGCGTACTGATTGAATGCGGTGACAGTCTGGACTCGATCAACGCCACTTCCAGCGCCATTGTGAAGTACGTTTCCCAGCGTGCCGGCATCGGCATTAATGCTGGCCGTATTCGTGCCCTGGGCAGCCCGATCCGCGGCGGTGAGGCCTTCCACACCGGCTGTATTCCGTTCTACAAACATTTCCAGACGGCGGTGAAATCCTGTTCTCAGGGCGGCGTGCGCGGTGGCGCGGCGACGCTGTTCTACCCAATGTGGCATATGGAAGTAGAAAGCCTGCTGGTTCTTAAAAACAACCGTGGCGTCGAAGGTAACCGCGTACGCCATATGGATTACGGTGTACAGATCAACAAGCTGATGTATCAGCGCCTGCTCAAGGGCGAAGACATCACCCTGTTCAGCCCGTCAGACGTGCCGGGCCTGTATGATGCTTTCTTCGCCAATCAGGATGAATTTGAACGCCTGTATACGAAATATGAGAAAGACGACAGCATTCGTAAACAGCGCGTCAAGGCCGTCGATCTGTTCTCACTGATGATGCAGGAACGTGCCTCGACCGGCCGTATCTATATTCAAAACGTTGACCACTGCAATACCCATAGCCCGTTTGACCCGGCTATCGCCCCGGTTCGCCAGTCTAACCTGTGCCTGGAAATTGCGTTGCCTACCAAGCCGATGCAGGACGTTAATGACGAAAGCGGCGAAATTGCGCTTTGTACCCTGTCGGCGTTTAACCTGGGTGCTATCGAAAGCCTGGACGATTTGCAGGAGCTGGCAACGTTGGCCGTTCGTGCACTCGATGCGCTGCTCGACTACCAGGATTACCCTATCCCCGCGGCGAAACGCGGCGCGATGGGCCGTCGTACCTTGGGTATCGGCGTGATCAACTTCGCCTACTATCTGGCGAAGCATGGCGTGCGTTACTCAGACGGCAGTGCCAACAATCTGACGCATCAGACTTTTGAAGCCATTCAGTACTGGCTGCTGAAAGCATCCAACGAACTGGCGATCGAGCAGGGTGCCTGCCCGTGGTTTGCAGAAACCACCTACGCCCAGGGCATCATGCCGATTGATACCTACAAAAAAGATCTGGATGCCATCTGTAATACCCCGCTACAGCTCGACTGGGAAGGTCTGCGTGAGTCGGTGAAAACCCACGGCCTGCGTAACTCGACCCTGTCGGCGTTGATGCCTTCAGAAACCTCTTCACAGATTTCTAACGCCACCAACGGCATAGAACCGCCACGCGGTCATATCAGCATTAAAGCCTCGAAAGACGGCATTCTGCGTCAGGTGGTGCCGGAATATGAGCGCCTGAAAGATCAATATGAACTGCTGTGGGATATGCCAAATAATGACGGCTACCTGCAGCTGGTTGGCATCATGCAGAAGTTTGTCGACCAGGCCATTTCGTCGAACACCAACTACGATCCGACCCGCTTCGCTAACGGTCGCGTCCCGATGAAACAGCTGCTGAAAGATTTGCTGACCGCCTATAAATTTGGCGTCAAAACGCTCTACTACCAGAACACCCGTGACGGAGCAGAAGATTCACAGGACGACCTCGCGCCTTCCATCCAGGATGACGGCTGTGAAAGCGGCGCCTGCAAAATCTAA